One genomic window of Mustela erminea isolate mMusErm1 chromosome 13, mMusErm1.Pri, whole genome shotgun sequence includes the following:
- the TSHZ1 gene encoding teashirt homolog 1 isoform X3, with product MPRRKQQAPRRSAAYVPEEELKAAEIDEENVEEDGLSLDIPESDYVCNEDPEIKEAQSYQNSPVSSATNQDAGYGSPFSENSDQLVHFKSSSSREDKEEPQGPDSVSYPQDSLAQIKAVYANLFSESCWSSLALDLKKSGSTSSNNDAGQKEGSTPAPTPPACTAGATGTTASTPSSGSGSGSGGGGGGSGYDWHQAALAKTLQQTSSYGLLPEPSLFSTVQLYRQNNKLYGSVFTGASKFRCKDCSAAYDTLVELTVHMNETGHYRDDNRDKDSEKTKRWSKPRKRSLMEMEGKEDAQKVLKCMYCGHSFESLQDLSVHMIKTKHYQKVPLKEPVPAITKLVPSTKKRALQDLASPCSPEPTGLGADAVLSEAAKDQKTANPYVTPNNRYGYQNGASYTWQFEARKAQILKCMECGSSHDTLQQLTAHMMVTGHFLKVTTSASKKGKQLVLDPVVEEKIQSIPLPPTTHTRLPAAHIKKQPDSPAGTTPSEDKKEPEKDKAPAVGEADKKVKEESEDAPEKFEPTALYQYLREEDLDDSPKGGVDILKSLENTVSTAISKAQNGAPSWGGYPSIHAAYQLPGAVKPLPTVQSVQVQPSYAGGVKSLAPEHSALLHSPGSLTPPPHKSNVSAMEELVEKVTGKVSVKKEERPAADREKGSPAKAVSPVAKENKDFPRAEDGSSGKATQKKGPEAEAGKAKKEGVLDTHTPNGTEPLKAKVTNGCNNLGIITDHSAEPSFINPLSALQSIMNTHLGKVSKPVSPSLDPLAMLYKISNSMLDKPVYPAAPIKQADAIDRYYYDNSDQPIDLTKAKSKPLVSSAADPVASPLRESALMDISDMVKNLTGRLTPKSSTPSTVSEKSDADGSSFEEALDELSPVHKRKGRQSHWNPQHLLLLQAQFASSLRETPEGKYIMSDLGPQERVHISKFTGLSMTTISHWLANVKYQLRRTGGTKFLKNLDTGHPVFFCNDCASQFRTASTYINHLETHLGFSLKDLSKLPLNQIQEQQNVSKVLANKALGPVGAAEDDGGSTFQCKLCNRTFASKHAVKLHLSKTHGKSPEDHLIYVTELEKQ from the coding sequence CTTATGTTCCCGAGGAAGAACTGAAGGCAGCGGAAATAGATGAAGAGAACGTGGAGGAGGACGGGCTGTCCCTGGACATCCCGGAAAGCGACTACGTGTGCAatgaggaccccgagatcaaggaAGCTCAGAGCTACCAGAACTCCCCCGTCAGCTCCGCGACAAACCAGGACGCCGGCTATGGGTCGCCCTTCAGCGAGAACAGCGACCAGCTCGTCCACTTCAAAAGCTCTTCCTCCAGAGAGGACAAGGAGGAGCCGCAGGGCCCGGACAGCGTCTCCTACCCCCAGGACAGCTTGGCCCAGATCAAGGCTGTGTATGCGAACTTGTTCTCCGAGTCCTGCTGGTCCAGCCTGGCTCTGGATTTGAAGAAGTCGGGCTCGACCTCCAGCAACAACGATGCGGGCCAGaaggagggctccacccctgcccccacaccccccgccTGCACGGCGGGCGCCACGGGCACCACGGCCAGCACCCCCAgctcgggctcgggctccggcagcggcggcggcggcggcggctcgggGTACGACTGGCATCAGGCCGCGCTGGCCAAGACGCTGCAGCAGACGTCCTCGTACGGGCTGCTCCCCGAGCCCAGCCTCTTCAGCACCGTGCAGCTGTACAGGCAGAACAACAAGCTGTACGGCTCGGTGTTCACGGGCGCCAGCAAGTTCCGCTGCAAGGACTGCAGCGCTGCGTACGACACGCTGGTGGAGCTGACCGTGCACATGAACGAGACGGGGCACTACCGCGATGACAACAGGGACAAGGACTCCGAGAAGACCAAGCGGTGGTCCAAGCCCAGGAAGCGCTCGCTGATGGAGATGGAAGGCAAGGAGGACGCCCAGAAGGTGCTCAAGTGCATGTACTGCGGCCACTCCTTCGAGTCCCTGCAGGACCTGAGCGTCCACATGATCAAGACAAAGCATTACCAGAAAGTGCCTCTGAAGGAGCCAGTGCCGGCCATCACCAAGCTGGTCCCTTCCACCAAGAAGCGCGCCCTGCAGGACCTGGCGTCCCCGTGTTCGCCGGAACCCACGGGGCTTGGTGCCGACGCCGTGCTCAGCGAGGCGGCCAAGGACCAGAAGACCGCCAACCCCTATGTGACGCCCAACAACCGCTACGGCTACCAGAACGGCGCCAGCTACACCTGGCAGTTCGAGGCCCGCAAGGCACAGATCCTCAAGTGCATGGAGTGCGGGAGCTCGCACGACACGCTGCAGCAGCTCACCGCCCACATGATGGTCACCGGCCACTTCCTCAAGGTCACCACCTCGGCCTCCAAGAAGGGCAAGCAGCTGGTGCTGGACCCGGTGGTGGAAGAGAAGATCCAGTCCatacccctgccccccaccacgcACACCCGGCTGCCCGCCGCCCACATCAAGAAGCAGCCCGACTCCCCTGCGGGCACCACGCCCTCCGAGGACAAGAAGGAGCCCGAGAAGGACAAGGCGCCAGCGGTGGGCGAGGCAGACAAGAAGGTCAAGGAGGAGAGTGAGGACGCCCCCGAGAAGTTCGAGCCCACTGCCCTGTATCAGTACCTCCGCGAGGAGGACCTGGACGACAGCCCCAAGGGCGGGGTGGACATCCTCAAGTCCCTGGAGAACACGGTCTCCACGGCCATCAGCAAAGCGCAGAATGGTGCGCCCTCGTGGGGCGGCTACCCCAGCATCCACGCGGCTTACCAGCTGCCCGGCGCCGTGAAGCCGCTGCCCACCGTGCAGAGTGTGCAGGTGCAACCGTCCTATGCCGGCGGCGTGAAGTCGCTGGCCCCGGAGCACAGCGCGCTGCTGCACTCCCCAGGGAGCCTCACGCCGCCGCCGCACAAGAGCAACGTGTCCGCCATGGAGGAGCTGGTGGAGAAGGTCACCGGCAAGGTCAGCGTGAAGAAGGAGGAGCGGCCCGCCGCCGACAGGGAGAAGGGCTCCCCGGCCAAGGCCGTGTCCCCTGTGGCCAAAGAGAATAAAGACTTCCCCCGTGCAGAGGATGGCAGCAGTGGCAAAGCCACGCAGAAGAAGGGCCCGGAGGCGGAGGCGGGAAAGGCCAAAAAGGAGGGTGTGCTGGACACGCACACCCCAAACGGCACCGAGCCTCTGAAGGCCAAAGTCACCAACGGCTGTAATAACCTGGGGATCATCACGGACCACTCAGCGGAGCCTTCCTTCATCAACCCGCTCAGCGCGCTGCAGTCCATCATGAACACGCACTTGGGCAAGGTGTCCAAGCCCGTGAGCCCGTCGCTGGACCCGCTGGCCATGCTGTACAAGATCAGCAACAGCATGCTGGACAAGCCGGTCTACCCCGCCGCCCCCATCAAGCAGGCGGACGCCATCGACCGCTACTACTACGACAACAGCGACCAGCCCATCGACCTGACCAAGGCCAAAAGCAAGCCCCTGGTCTCCAGCGCGGCCGACCCCGTGGCGTCCCCTCTCCGGGAGAGTGCCCTCATGGACATCTCCGACATGGTGAAGAACCTCACGGGCCGGCTGACCCCCAAGTCCTCCACGCCCTCCACCGTGTCCGAGAAGTCGGACGCCGACGGCAGCAGCTTCGAGGAAGCGCTGGACGAGCTGTCGCCCGTGCACAAGAGGAAGGGACGCCAGTCCCACTGGAACCCGCAGCACCTGCTGCTCCTGCAGGCACAGTTCGCCTCGAGCCTGCGGGAGACGCCGGAGGGTAAGTACATCATGTCGGACCTGGGCCCGCAGGAGCGCGTGCACATCTCCAAGTTTACCGGGCTGTCCATGACCACCATCAGCCACTGGCTGGCCAACGTGAAGTATCAGCTGAGGAGGACAGGGGGTACCAAGTTCCTGAAGAACCTGGACACAGGGCATCCTGTTTTCTTTTGCAACGATTGTGCCTCTCAGTTCAGAACTGCTTCTACGTACATAAATCACCTAGAAACACACTTGGGCTTCAGCTTGAAGGATCTCTCCAAGCTGCCACTAAATCAGATTCAAGAACAGCAGAATGTTTCAAAAGTCCTGGCAAACAAAGCTCTGGGCCCGGTCGGGGCTGCTGAGGACGATGGGGGCTCCACATTCCAATGCAAGCTTTGCAACCGGACTTTTGCAAGCAAGCACGCAGTCAAACTGCACCTTAGTAAGACCCACGGCAAGTCCCCCGAGGACCACCTGATCTACGTGACGGAGCTGGAGAAACAGTAG